In Geoalkalibacter ferrihydriticus DSM 17813, a genomic segment contains:
- a CDS encoding DUF2283 domain-containing protein, with protein sequence MKIKYFSDTDTALVEFSDKEVAETREINENIYIDLDSDGSLVSMTIEHAKEKANIAELSFIQMTGSQLS encoded by the coding sequence ATGAAAATAAAATATTTTTCAGATACTGACACGGCCCTGGTTGAATTTTCTGACAAGGAAGTCGCTGAAACCCGGGAGATCAACGAGAATATTTATATTGACCTCGACAGTGACGGCAGCTTGGTCTCGATGACAATCGAGCATGCCAAGGAAAAAGCCAATATCGCTGAATTGTCATTCATCCAGATGACCGGATCGCAGCTCTCTTAG
- a CDS encoding ThiF family adenylyltransferase: MDEKTYIDGMLTRTRLFIDEESIQKVRNTTVAIAGMGGVGSITVDLLARWGVKKFRLLDMDKYEPTNLNRQLLATSTTLGQNKVDVAAERIKAINPHAEVEKVVIEMVNNTNARPFLDGCGVVIQTADRPSAKLLYLAARDCKIPLVNGHATVTGGRIQVFDYRKSECETALERLWQNIKLKGGKPITEMNPEEVQEYDKNFVHPMAPSLNFVTNMVGCWIVAEAIKVLTGKGKVAHYPKYLDFDTFELSMRLRNSLSPIDPINIKRVSGLVKSKLAR; encoded by the coding sequence ATGGACGAAAAAACCTACATCGACGGTATGCTCACTCGGACACGGCTTTTCATCGACGAAGAGTCCATCCAGAAAGTCCGAAACACCACCGTCGCCATTGCCGGCATGGGTGGCGTCGGCTCCATCACCGTCGATCTTCTGGCGCGCTGGGGCGTGAAGAAATTCCGCCTGCTCGACATGGACAAGTACGAACCCACCAATCTCAACCGGCAGTTGCTCGCCACCTCCACAACCCTCGGCCAGAACAAGGTCGATGTCGCCGCCGAGCGCATCAAGGCGATCAATCCCCATGCCGAGGTGGAAAAAGTCGTCATCGAGATGGTCAACAACACCAACGCCCGTCCCTTTCTCGATGGCTGCGGCGTCGTCATCCAGACCGCCGATCGGCCCTCGGCCAAACTGCTCTACCTGGCGGCGCGCGATTGCAAAATCCCTCTGGTCAACGGCCATGCCACCGTCACCGGTGGACGCATCCAGGTGTTTGATTATCGCAAGTCCGAGTGCGAAACCGCCCTTGAGCGTCTGTGGCAGAATATCAAGCTCAAAGGCGGCAAGCCCATTACCGAGATGAATCCCGAAGAGGTTCAGGAGTACGACAAAAACTTTGTTCATCCTATGGCGCCATCATTGAATTTCGTGACCAATATGGTGGGGTGCTGGATTGTGGCCGAGGCCATTAAGGTGCTGACCGGCAAGGGTAAGGTGGCGCATTATCCGAAATATCTGGATTTCGATACGTTTGAACTAAGTATGCGTCTGCGCAATTCGCTCTCGCCCATCGATCCGATCAACATCAAGCGGGTTTCCGGGTTGGTGAAGAGTAAACTGGCTCGCTAA
- a CDS encoding HEPN domain-containing protein, with product MDDLKKHEVSQWLIKSIHDVRSARRLFSDEPPLRDTAVYHCQQAMEKALKAFLTLNETVFPKTHLLTILLEQCIEVDHDFEELRDAAEILTPYATAFRYPGDYLEPSDTEAQEAIELADLALNFVMQRMPHEISTFVS from the coding sequence ATGGATGATTTGAAAAAGCATGAAGTCAGTCAATGGCTCATCAAATCCATTCATGATGTTCGATCTGCTCGAAGGCTATTCAGCGATGAGCCCCCATTGCGAGACACCGCAGTATATCATTGCCAACAGGCAATGGAGAAAGCCTTGAAAGCGTTTTTGACTTTGAATGAAACTGTTTTCCCTAAAACGCATCTTCTTACAATCCTTCTCGAACAATGTATTGAGGTTGACCACGATTTTGAAGAGTTGAGAGATGCCGCTGAGATATTGACACCTTACGCAACAGCATTCCGCTACCCCGGCGACTACCTGGAGCCAAGCGACACCGAAGCCCAGGAGGCGATAGAGCTGGCGGATCTTGCACTGAACTTTGTGATGCAGAGAATGCCACATGAGATTTCAACCTTTGTGTCTTGA
- a CDS encoding nucleotidyltransferase family protein — protein sequence MSGKTALEMNPAEWQRYHPFRGRKDKTLQANKTVEARNLANKLATELRQRFGAQRVVLFGSLAREELTAHSDIDLAVWGIPPEKFYSAVAFVTGASISWSVDLVDGEDCSPALLQSIDTEGIEL from the coding sequence ATGTCAGGAAAAACAGCTTTAGAAATGAATCCCGCTGAGTGGCAGCGTTACCATCCTTTTCGTGGGAGAAAAGACAAAACTCTACAGGCCAATAAAACAGTTGAGGCACGAAACCTGGCAAATAAGTTAGCGACAGAATTGCGTCAACGGTTTGGTGCCCAAAGGGTTGTCCTGTTCGGCTCACTGGCCCGTGAAGAACTCACAGCACATTCTGACATCGACCTGGCTGTGTGGGGAATACCACCTGAAAAATTTTACTCTGCCGTCGCTTTTGTTACTGGAGCGAGTATTTCATGGTCTGTTGATTTGGTTGACGGTGAGGATTGCTCACCTGCATTACTGCAAAGCATTGATACAGAAGGTATTGAGCTGTGA
- a CDS encoding class I SAM-dependent methyltransferase, protein MASSEDQQKKKSEAEHFDKMVSGGSKEVVFYDTDFVSKLAKDIVRFAIDKVGNVDGKKVLLYGSGVNLGPAIDFVNAGATVVMIDISPKSVETLNKIIQSRNLGEKISAIVMDCENLEFEDGSFDFVFGRAILHHLDVEKSLKEIQRILKKGGRSVFIEPLGMNPLINLFRYLTPSRRTPDEKPFNRKEFDLFQRMNFEKIEHFEFSLVTNVGIFCEAVLKWKLFKYETLKRIDDVLLSKVRFFRRFCWNTVLVFER, encoded by the coding sequence ATGGCAAGTTCCGAAGATCAACAAAAAAAGAAAAGCGAAGCCGAGCATTTCGACAAAATGGTTTCGGGTGGCAGTAAAGAAGTTGTTTTTTATGACACCGATTTTGTATCAAAGTTGGCGAAAGATATTGTCAGATTTGCCATTGACAAAGTTGGCAATGTTGACGGTAAAAAAGTCCTTCTCTATGGTTCCGGGGTCAACCTTGGACCCGCCATAGATTTCGTCAATGCAGGTGCAACCGTCGTGATGATTGATATCTCGCCAAAATCCGTTGAAACCCTAAACAAGATAATCCAGTCAAGAAACCTTGGCGAAAAAATTTCTGCAATCGTAATGGATTGTGAGAATTTGGAATTCGAGGACGGCAGTTTCGATTTTGTTTTCGGTCGAGCGATTTTGCATCACCTTGATGTCGAAAAGTCGCTTAAGGAAATTCAACGGATTTTGAAAAAGGGTGGGCGCTCGGTGTTTATCGAGCCCCTTGGGATGAATCCCCTTATCAACCTGTTTCGTTATTTAACGCCCTCCAGGCGCACACCCGACGAAAAGCCGTTTAACAGGAAAGAGTTTGATTTGTTCCAACGGATGAACTTTGAAAAGATAGAACATTTCGAGTTTTCACTCGTAACGAATGTCGGGATTTTTTGCGAAGCAGTGTTGAAATGGAAACTTTTCAAATATGAGACCCTCAAACGAATCGATGATGTTCTTTTGAGCAAGGTACGGTTTTTCAGGCGATTTTGCTGGAACACTGTACTGGTTTTTGAACGTTGA
- a CDS encoding nucleotidyltransferase domain-containing protein yields the protein MKQLKQEDLDVITQRIVAAVHPEKIILFGSHAWGHPSEDSDIDIMVIVDKSDQPAYRRARDVYRSLRGLKLPVEVLVRTGEELARGMHINTSLERKVVENGRILHG from the coding sequence ATGAAACAACTCAAACAGGAAGATCTTGACGTCATTACTCAACGAATTGTTGCAGCGGTGCATCCGGAAAAAATTATCCTGTTCGGTTCGCATGCGTGGGGGCATCCGTCCGAGGATAGCGATATTGACATCATGGTCATCGTCGACAAATCAGACCAGCCTGCTTATCGAAGAGCGAGAGACGTTTATCGCAGCCTTCGAGGCTTGAAATTACCCGTCGAAGTGCTTGTACGGACAGGTGAAGAACTTGCTCGCGGAATGCACATCAATACATCACTTGAGCGCAAAGTTGTTGAAAATGGGAGGATTCTTCATGGATGA